In Perognathus longimembris pacificus isolate PPM17 chromosome 3, ASM2315922v1, whole genome shotgun sequence, a single window of DNA contains:
- the Rasl10a gene encoding ras-like protein family member 10A: MGGSLRVAVLGAPGVGKTAIIRQFLFGDYPERHRPTDGPHLYRPAVLLDGAVYDLSIRDGDVAGPGPSPGGHEDPKDWSLQDTDAFVLVYDICSPDSFDYVKALRQRIAENRPAGAPEAPILVVGNKRDRQRLRFGPRRALAALVRRGWRCGYLECSAKYNWHVLRLFRELLRCALVRARPAHPALRLQGALHPARCSLM, encoded by the exons ATGGGGGGCAGCCTGCGGGTGGCAGTTCTCGGCGCCCCGGGAGTGGGCAAGACGGCCATCATCCGCCAGTTCCTGTTCGGTGACTATCCTGAGCGCCACCGGCCCACGGACGGCCCCCACCTCTACCGGCCCGCGGTGCTGCTCGACGGCGCGGTCTACGACCTGAGCATCCGGGACGGGGACGTGGCTGGCCCGGGCCCCAGCCCCGGAGGCCATGAG GACCCTAAGGACTGGAGCCTGCAGGACACGGACGCCTTCGTGCTGGTCTACGATATCTGCAGCCCGGACAGCTTCGATTACGTGAAGGCCCTGCGGCAGCGCATCGCGGAGAACAG GCCGGCGGGCGCACCCGAGGCTCCCATCCTGGTGGTTGGCAACAAGCGGGACCGGCAGCGACTACGCTTCGGACCTCGGCGTGCGCTGGCCGCCCTGGTGCGCCGGGGATGGCGCTGCGGCTACCTCGAGTGCTCCGCCAAGTACAACTGGCACGTGCTACGTCTCTTCCGCGAGCTCCTGCGCTGCGCTCTGGTGCGCGCGCGCCCTGCGCATCCGGCCCTGCGCCTGCAGGGGGCACTGCATCCGGCGCGCTGCAGCCTCATGTGA